One region of Aerosakkonema funiforme FACHB-1375 genomic DNA includes:
- a CDS encoding chemotaxis protein CheW, translating to MTKFIIFGQDKSLFALALASVREVLFFNQQLITPVPNTLPFVLGITNLRGEIIAVMDFGHFIGIKDRGLSGRLKILPPHQPGTVDWHSPDCRILVVEAPDPNDVRLLPMRMGLAVSFVEGVVHLNTDRIVSAQEVSEELAPFLRGLYEDRGRLLMIVDIEAISLTRDRWVSPIVV from the coding sequence ATGACTAAATTCATTATTTTTGGTCAAGATAAAAGCTTGTTTGCTCTCGCTCTGGCTTCAGTTCGAGAAGTACTTTTTTTTAATCAACAACTCATTACACCCGTACCGAACACTCTCCCTTTTGTGCTGGGAATAACCAACCTGCGGGGTGAAATTATAGCAGTAATGGATTTCGGTCATTTTATCGGTATAAAAGATCGTGGCTTGTCCGGTCGCTTAAAAATATTGCCGCCGCACCAGCCCGGTACAGTTGATTGGCATTCGCCCGACTGTCGTATTCTAGTAGTGGAAGCTCCCGATCCTAACGATGTAAGACTATTACCGATGCGGATGGGATTGGCGGTTTCCTTTGTAGAAGGAGTGGTACACCTGAATACCGATCGCATTGTATCGGCACAAGAGGTTAGTGAAGAATTAGCTCCTTTCTTGCGTGGATTATATGAAGATCGGGGTCGTCTGCTGATGATTGTAGATATAGAAGCGATATCGCTAACGCGGGATCGGTGGGTTAGTCCAATCGTGGTGTAA